One Methylobacterium oryzae DNA window includes the following coding sequences:
- a CDS encoding glycosyltransferase — translation MTGPRAEGLDRVAAFVPARAAPTPAFAVSATPRGRRVAFFGHDRAEPTVRKRVDAIRDAGWSVIVYAFERDRPGAVPAEAPVADDIVPLGLTVDRNYARRLPRLAVGIARALRRRRDLRGADVIYVRNLDMALVAWTAARLAGSRARLVYEVLDIQRLMVRPDAPGRIARAVERWILGRSDLLVVSAPDFIDRYFRPVQGFAGAWHLLENKVMGHRLGEVTTRLDRTRTAEPPWVIGWFGTLRCRRSLTILAAIADALGDSVRIVLAGRLSEEDIAPRALADTLDGRPNMSFRGPYANPRDLPEIYSGIHFSWAVDYLDDGLNSDWLLPNRLYEGGLCGALTLARAATATGRYAVSERLGWAFPEPLADSVTAFLRTLTPEAYAERHAGLLGRDLGTFVDVGGMRDLLVRLD, via the coding sequence GTGACCGGCCCGCGCGCCGAAGGTCTCGACCGGGTGGCGGCCTTCGTGCCGGCCCGGGCCGCCCCGACCCCGGCCTTCGCGGTTTCCGCGACCCCGCGCGGCCGCCGCGTCGCCTTCTTCGGGCACGACCGGGCCGAGCCCACGGTCCGGAAGCGGGTCGACGCCATCCGGGACGCCGGGTGGTCGGTCATCGTGTACGCCTTCGAGCGGGACCGCCCCGGCGCGGTGCCGGCCGAGGCCCCGGTGGCCGACGACATCGTCCCCCTCGGCCTGACCGTCGACCGCAACTACGCCCGCCGCCTGCCGCGCCTCGCCGTCGGCATCGCCCGGGCGCTGCGCCGCCGGCGCGACCTGCGCGGGGCGGACGTGATCTACGTGCGCAACCTCGACATGGCCCTCGTGGCCTGGACCGCGGCGCGCCTCGCCGGGAGCCGCGCGCGCCTCGTCTACGAGGTGCTGGACATCCAGCGTCTGATGGTGCGGCCGGACGCGCCGGGACGGATCGCCCGCGCGGTCGAGCGCTGGATCCTCGGCCGCAGCGACCTCCTCGTCGTCAGTGCCCCGGACTTCATCGACCGGTATTTCCGGCCGGTCCAGGGCTTCGCCGGCGCGTGGCACCTCCTCGAGAACAAGGTCATGGGCCACCGCCTCGGCGAGGTGACGACCCGGCTCGACCGCACCCGGACGGCGGAACCGCCCTGGGTGATCGGCTGGTTCGGGACGCTGCGCTGCCGCCGGAGCCTGACGATCCTCGCCGCCATCGCGGACGCCCTCGGCGACTCGGTGCGGATCGTCCTGGCCGGGCGCCTCTCCGAGGAGGACATCGCCCCGCGCGCCCTGGCGGACACGCTGGACGGCCGGCCGAACATGTCGTTCCGCGGCCCCTACGCCAATCCCCGCGACCTTCCGGAGATCTACAGCGGGATCCACTTCAGTTGGGCCGTCGATTACCTCGATGATGGACTGAATTCGGACTGGCTACTGCCGAACCGGCTCTACGAGGGCGGCCTGTGCGGCGCCCTGACGCTGGCGCGCGCCGCGACGGCGACCGGACGCTACGCGGTGTCGGAGCGCCTGGGCTGGGCGTTTCCCGAGCCGCTCGCCGATTCGGTGACGGCGTTCCTGCGGACGCTCACGCCGGAGGCCTACGCGGAGCGACATGCCGGCCTGCTCGGCCGCGACCTCGGCACGTTCGTCGATGTCGGCGGCATGCGCGATCTCCTGGTCCGGCTGGACTAG
- a CDS encoding sugar transferase, translating into MLRPAGTPTPIESSTPQDMVETLNEALVKTLPAPRQAGPGLRASWAMKRVLDATIALTALFLLLPLLLFIALLIWGSDGRSPIFRHKRLGRHGRPFGCLKFRSMVADGDAVLARHFAENPDARAEWEASFKLTHDPRVTALGHVLRKTSLDELPQLWNVLRGEMSLVGPRPIVQAEVVRYGADFTACFSVPPGLTGLWQVSGRSDTGYAERVALDCAYASQWSLRRDLAILLKTVPAVLSQRGSR; encoded by the coding sequence ATGTTGCGCCCGGCTGGGACCCCGACGCCGATCGAGTCGTCGACGCCGCAGGATATGGTCGAGACGCTGAACGAGGCGTTGGTCAAGACATTGCCGGCCCCGCGGCAGGCCGGCCCCGGCCTCCGGGCGAGCTGGGCGATGAAGCGCGTCCTCGACGCGACGATCGCGCTGACGGCGCTCTTCCTGCTTCTGCCCCTGCTGCTGTTCATCGCCCTGCTGATCTGGGGCAGCGACGGCCGGTCGCCGATCTTCCGACACAAGCGCCTCGGCCGGCACGGGCGCCCCTTCGGATGCCTGAAGTTCCGGTCCATGGTCGCGGACGGCGACGCGGTGCTGGCGCGGCATTTCGCCGAGAATCCCGATGCTCGGGCGGAGTGGGAGGCGTCCTTCAAGCTCACCCACGATCCCCGCGTCACGGCGCTGGGCCATGTCCTGCGCAAGACGTCCCTCGACGAGCTGCCGCAGCTCTGGAACGTGCTGCGCGGCGAGATGAGCCTCGTGGGGCCGCGGCCGATCGTCCAGGCCGAGGTCGTGCGCTACGGCGCCGACTTCACCGCCTGCTTCTCCGTTCCGCCGGGCCTGACCGGCCTCTGGCAGGTCTCCGGGCGCAGCGACACGGGCTACGCCGAGCGCGTCGCCCTCGATTGCGCCTATGCCAGCCAGTGGAGCCTCCGCCGCGACCTCGCCATCCTGCTCAAGACGGTTCCGGCCGTGCTGAGCCAGCGCGGCAGCCGCTAG
- a CDS encoding UDP-glucose dehydrogenase family protein, producing the protein MNITMVGSGYVGLVSGACFADFGHTVVCVDSNRGRIDALNAGRMPIYEPGLEALVAENVRQDRLSFITDLETAVGQADAVFIAVGTPSRRGDGFADLSYVYAAARSIARALRGFTVVVTKSTVPVGTGDEVERIIRETNPEAQFAVVSNPEFLREGAAIADFKRPDRIVVGTDEPRAVAVMEQIYRPLYLNAAPIVAMSRRTAELTKYAANAFLAAKITFINEVADLCEAVGADVQAVARGIGLDNRIGSKFLHAGPGYGGSCFPKDTLALVKTAQDAGTPLRLVETVVAVNDQRKRAMARKVIKACGGSVRGRTVALLGLTFKPNTDDMRDAPALAIVAGLQDAGAVIRAYDPEGMEQARPLLPGVAFAEDAYHCAEGADALVLVTEWDAFRALDLDRLRAAMQRPVLVDLRNVYRAADVRAHGFAYSSVGRPDEPGDQPGDESEIPPALPPADAVAGTA; encoded by the coding sequence ATGAACATCACGATGGTCGGGTCGGGCTATGTCGGTCTGGTCTCTGGCGCGTGCTTTGCGGATTTCGGCCACACGGTCGTGTGCGTCGACAGCAATCGCGGCCGGATCGACGCGCTGAATGCCGGCCGGATGCCGATCTACGAGCCGGGCCTCGAGGCCCTGGTCGCCGAGAACGTCCGCCAGGACCGCCTGTCCTTCATCACCGACCTGGAGACGGCGGTCGGTCAGGCTGACGCGGTCTTCATCGCGGTGGGCACGCCCTCCCGCCGCGGCGACGGCTTCGCCGACCTGAGCTACGTCTACGCGGCCGCCCGCAGCATCGCGCGCGCGCTGCGCGGCTTCACGGTGGTGGTGACCAAGTCGACCGTGCCGGTGGGCACCGGCGACGAGGTCGAGCGCATCATCCGCGAGACCAACCCCGAGGCGCAGTTCGCGGTCGTCTCGAACCCCGAGTTCCTGCGCGAGGGCGCGGCCATCGCCGACTTCAAGCGCCCCGACCGCATCGTCGTCGGCACCGACGAGCCGCGGGCCGTGGCGGTCATGGAGCAGATCTACCGCCCGCTCTACCTCAACGCCGCGCCGATCGTCGCGATGAGCCGCCGGACGGCCGAGCTGACCAAGTACGCGGCGAACGCGTTCCTCGCGGCGAAGATCACGTTCATCAACGAGGTGGCGGATCTGTGCGAGGCGGTGGGCGCGGACGTGCAGGCGGTGGCGCGCGGCATCGGCCTGGACAACCGGATTGGGTCGAAGTTCCTGCATGCCGGGCCGGGCTACGGCGGCTCGTGCTTCCCCAAGGACACGCTGGCCCTAGTCAAGACCGCGCAGGATGCGGGCACCCCGCTGCGGCTGGTCGAGACGGTGGTGGCGGTCAACGACCAGCGCAAGCGCGCGATGGCGCGCAAGGTGATCAAGGCCTGCGGCGGGTCGGTGCGCGGCCGGACGGTGGCGCTGCTGGGCCTGACCTTCAAGCCGAACACCGACGACATGCGCGACGCGCCCGCGCTGGCGATCGTGGCGGGTCTGCAGGACGCCGGCGCCGTAATCCGCGCCTACGATCCCGAGGGCATGGAGCAGGCGCGCCCGCTCCTGCCCGGCGTCGCCTTCGCGGAGGATGCCTACCACTGTGCCGAGGGCGCCGACGCGCTGGTCCTCGTCACCGAGTGGGACGCGTTCCGGGCCCTCGACCTCGACCGGCTGCGGGCGGCGATGCAGCGACCGGTCCTCGTGGATCTCCGCAACGTCTACCGGGCCGCCGACGTCCGGGCGCACGGCTTCGCCTACAGCAGCGTGGGCCGCCCTGACGAACCCGGTGACCAGCCCGGCGACGAGTCCGAGATCCCGCCGGCTCTGCCCCCCGCCGACGCCGTCGCCGGGACCGCGTGA
- a CDS encoding LuxR C-terminal-related transcriptional regulator: MASLGTRDALTLVERDTAESRRGFSGAHAGDNPVVVEQRDQSRGRASRIVIIDRRQLVGRCLAASLSEADRQTSFEVFADIESWKRQTPFVAASVVVLCRPDGNLTETEWTEITRELAFLQGEAGAPPVAVISDGENLDQIVRIIKLGVKGYIPTTTSVDIALQALQLVQAGGVYIPAECLLPLLANIKVDEPVEAGDDDIFSPRQLCVARALRKGTPNKIIAYELNMCESTVKVHVRNIMKKLKAKNRTEVAYLTNKYFLREDSSLASVKAPAA, from the coding sequence ATGGCCAGTCTTGGTACTCGAGACGCGCTCACCCTCGTTGAGCGGGACACGGCCGAAAGCCGCCGCGGCTTTTCGGGTGCACATGCCGGTGACAACCCGGTCGTCGTCGAGCAACGGGACCAGTCCCGGGGCCGCGCCAGCCGCATCGTCATCATCGATCGACGCCAGCTCGTCGGCCGATGCCTCGCCGCCTCGCTCAGCGAGGCCGACCGGCAGACGTCGTTCGAAGTCTTCGCGGACATCGAATCGTGGAAGCGGCAGACGCCGTTCGTCGCCGCGAGCGTGGTCGTGCTCTGCCGGCCCGACGGCAACCTGACCGAGACCGAATGGACCGAGATCACGCGGGAACTGGCGTTCCTGCAGGGCGAGGCCGGCGCTCCGCCGGTGGCCGTCATCTCGGACGGCGAGAACCTCGACCAGATCGTGCGGATCATCAAGCTCGGCGTCAAAGGCTACATCCCGACGACGACCTCCGTGGACATCGCCCTGCAGGCGCTCCAGCTCGTGCAGGCCGGCGGCGTCTACATCCCGGCCGAATGCCTCCTCCCCCTGCTGGCCAACATCAAGGTGGACGAGCCGGTCGAGGCCGGGGACGACGACATCTTCTCGCCGCGGCAGCTCTGCGTGGCGCGGGCGCTCCGGAAGGGGACGCCGAACAAGATCATCGCGTACGAACTCAACATGTGCGAGAGCACCGTGAAGGTTCACGTCCGCAACATCATGAAGAAGCTCAAGGCCAAGAACCGGACCGAGGTCGCCTACCTGACCAACAAGTACTTCCTCCGGGAAGATTCCAGCCTGGCGAGCGTGAAGGCTCCGGCGGCCTGA
- a CDS encoding acyltransferase family protein: MAPSERRINGFDGLRALAFLMVFVSHKAPSPRTEALGTAGVWLFFVLSGFLIVRILAAARTAVEAGASTPLGSLGLFYRNRVARIVPVYYVFLFVLYTVRTGDPASLGNDAFKLATWFYVTNIYIELNGWGTELGHLWSLAVEQQFYLLFAPAALFLPRRHLGTLCWLLVGISVLAHGALWRAGAAPRCFDVDTLANVGLIALGGLAGLRTRPLPAWLARDAALAGVLALFVALPLLIAPTGWWLVLGRLSGVLAALLLLQVVEAREGRAVALLEIPWLRRIGVISYAAYLFHVPLHAERVLALVGLDVAGPRSVSMALDLMLTLLLAELSWRLLERPARRLLRAPRRRVGASALVGP; this comes from the coding sequence GTGGCCCCTTCAGAGCGCCGCATCAACGGGTTCGACGGCCTGCGGGCCCTGGCGTTCCTGATGGTCTTCGTCAGCCACAAGGCGCCGAGCCCGAGGACCGAGGCCCTCGGCACGGCCGGCGTGTGGCTGTTCTTCGTCCTGAGCGGCTTCCTGATCGTCCGGATCCTCGCCGCGGCCCGCACGGCCGTGGAGGCGGGCGCGTCGACCCCGCTCGGCAGCCTCGGGCTGTTCTACCGGAATCGCGTCGCCCGGATCGTGCCGGTCTACTACGTCTTCCTGTTCGTGCTCTACACGGTCCGGACCGGCGACCCGGCCAGTCTCGGCAACGACGCGTTCAAGCTCGCGACGTGGTTCTACGTCACCAACATCTACATCGAGCTGAACGGCTGGGGCACCGAGCTCGGCCATCTCTGGAGCCTCGCGGTCGAGCAGCAATTCTACCTGCTGTTCGCGCCGGCGGCCCTGTTCCTGCCGCGGCGCCACCTCGGCACGCTGTGCTGGCTCCTGGTCGGGATCAGCGTCCTGGCGCACGGTGCCCTGTGGCGGGCGGGCGCTGCGCCGCGGTGCTTCGACGTCGACACCCTGGCCAATGTCGGACTGATCGCGCTGGGCGGCCTCGCCGGCCTGCGCACCCGGCCGCTCCCGGCCTGGCTCGCCCGCGACGCCGCCCTGGCCGGCGTGCTGGCCCTGTTCGTGGCCCTGCCGCTCCTGATCGCGCCGACCGGCTGGTGGCTCGTTCTCGGCCGCCTCAGCGGCGTCCTGGCGGCGCTGCTGCTGCTGCAGGTGGTCGAGGCGCGAGAGGGCCGCGCGGTCGCCCTCCTGGAGATCCCGTGGCTGCGCCGGATCGGCGTGATCAGCTACGCCGCCTACCTGTTCCACGTGCCGCTCCACGCGGAGCGGGTGCTGGCCCTCGTCGGCCTCGACGTCGCCGGACCGCGCTCGGTCTCCATGGCGCTCGACCTGATGCTGACGCTGCTGCTGGCCGAACTGTCGTGGCGGCTCCTGGAGCGGCCCGCACGCCGGCTGCTGCGGGCCCCGCGCCGGCGGGTCGGCGCCTCCGCGCTGGTCGGCCCGTAA
- a CDS encoding glycoside hydrolase family 16 protein, translating to MTIWSGPGRRLCVAATLLLQAYPASAGETAAPPAAAQAASPASPAAAQAAQGGASFVELFSTLNERRWYVSDGWVNGDWQGCTWSKHRARIATPGELSLSLTDITYKERPFSCAEIQTRERYGYGTYEVRMRAGTGSGMVSAFFTYNGPDNGDRRTNDEIDFEWLGKDTSKVQLNYFVGGVGEHVSLDALGFDAATTTADYAFEWLPDRLRWYVNGRLLREVVGTPDRPLPSHPSKIMLSVWSGQGPDFASWLGPTEYSGQPVTALFERVAFTRMGDPCGFKESIVCR from the coding sequence ATGACGATCTGGTCCGGCCCGGGCCGCCGCCTCTGCGTGGCGGCGACGCTTCTCCTGCAGGCCTATCCCGCGAGCGCGGGCGAGACCGCCGCGCCGCCGGCCGCGGCCCAGGCCGCCTCTCCCGCCTCTCCCGCCGCGGCCCAGGCTGCCCAGGGCGGCGCATCCTTCGTGGAGCTGTTCAGCACCCTGAACGAACGCCGCTGGTACGTCTCGGACGGCTGGGTCAACGGCGACTGGCAGGGCTGCACGTGGTCGAAGCACCGCGCCCGGATCGCGACGCCCGGCGAACTCTCGCTGTCCCTGACGGACATCACCTACAAGGAGCGCCCCTTCAGCTGCGCCGAGATCCAGACCCGCGAGCGCTACGGCTACGGCACCTACGAGGTCCGGATGCGGGCGGGCACCGGGTCCGGCATGGTCTCGGCGTTCTTCACCTATAACGGCCCCGACAACGGCGACCGGCGGACGAACGACGAGATCGATTTCGAGTGGCTCGGCAAGGACACGAGCAAGGTCCAGCTCAACTACTTCGTCGGCGGCGTCGGCGAGCACGTCAGCCTCGACGCCCTCGGCTTCGACGCCGCGACCACCACCGCGGACTACGCCTTCGAGTGGCTGCCCGACCGCCTGCGCTGGTACGTCAACGGACGCCTGCTGCGCGAGGTCGTCGGCACGCCCGACCGGCCGCTTCCCTCCCATCCGAGCAAGATCATGCTCAGCGTCTGGTCGGGACAGGGCCCGGACTTCGCGTCGTGGCTCGGACCGACGGAGTATTCGGGACAGCCGGTCACCGCGCTGTTCGAGCGGGTCGCGTTCACCCGGATGGGCGATCCGTGCGGCTTCAAGGAATCGATCGTCTGCCGCTAG
- a CDS encoding GumC family protein has protein sequence MNRHSTSASFLPIGATRPGGTGAWRGQPFSPETESQVSILTIARQNWRSILAFAAVGLVCAGIYVATAPAIFTARARVYIESRSSPVTARDTPNAGTPLEIAEVESQVEYIRSEKIALAAVHRLDESALKDLAAPTHPLVAKVREFVKAAKALPLRLIGAERPVQEPAPVSPDLRQARTLRENVEASRIGAAYVIEVGYSADNPATAAAVANAVAGAYVSTELENRAQVWKVAGEWMLPRLKELQQRASQASREAQTYKAEHTIIDLGKRGLVGEQQVEELNTAVAAARSKTVDARAVRDQIRGLLDSDIADPGITEAFKDSVIIQLRRQYVDLVQRADDLKRRLGPDHEAVQAIQRDILAAKQSLRTELERLAVSLDHDFEVAKAREDSMTAAFDALISKTLIMSNARVKARELDRTAETYDQIYTNLLQRYIDAVNQQSYPQPSAHVITPATVPESPSAPRGSLIMLLGLLVGTGFGVSGAFARHWFDRTIRTPRQLTGHGLTCLAALPELRREPGFRAALALAQAHANEAQRPASIEAFRASAVRFMPQSVFVERLHSLKAHVLGSDRRGPVFAIGVTSVGAGAGKTLFASNLGQLLARARASSGRVLMIDADVRQGTLSRLSQATEQRGLLDVLAGRCGATEAVRPQPGEVRLLACGNRHPNDPHFSDLMTAEGVAAVLGDGRPALDRPALDRVVVDLPPVDELPTLRPLLDTLDGLIIVVEAGRTSIDDVAAAVHDLESSGSTVLGVVLNKTNDGQTVRRGGFRGALSRWTAARRSARGATQAAS, from the coding sequence ATGAATCGACACTCGACCAGCGCGTCCTTCCTGCCGATCGGTGCGACCCGCCCCGGTGGGACCGGAGCCTGGCGCGGCCAGCCCTTCTCGCCCGAGACGGAGTCCCAGGTCTCGATCCTGACCATCGCGCGGCAGAACTGGCGGTCGATCCTGGCCTTCGCCGCCGTCGGGCTGGTCTGCGCCGGGATCTACGTCGCGACGGCGCCGGCCATCTTCACGGCCCGGGCCCGCGTCTACATCGAGAGCCGCTCCAGCCCGGTGACGGCCCGCGACACGCCCAATGCCGGGACGCCGCTCGAGATCGCCGAGGTCGAGAGCCAGGTCGAGTACATCCGCTCGGAGAAGATCGCGCTCGCCGCCGTGCACCGGCTCGACGAGTCGGCTCTGAAGGATCTGGCGGCGCCGACGCACCCGCTCGTCGCGAAGGTCCGGGAGTTCGTGAAGGCCGCCAAGGCGCTGCCCCTCCGGCTGATCGGGGCCGAGCGGCCGGTCCAGGAACCCGCCCCCGTCAGCCCGGACCTGCGCCAGGCGCGAACGCTGCGCGAGAACGTCGAGGCCAGCCGCATCGGCGCCGCCTACGTGATCGAGGTCGGCTACAGCGCGGACAATCCCGCCACGGCGGCCGCTGTCGCGAACGCGGTGGCCGGGGCCTATGTCAGCACCGAGCTGGAGAACCGGGCCCAGGTCTGGAAGGTCGCCGGCGAGTGGATGCTGCCGCGCCTGAAGGAACTCCAGCAGCGCGCCAGCCAGGCCTCGCGCGAGGCCCAGACCTACAAGGCCGAGCACACCATCATCGACCTGGGCAAGCGCGGCCTCGTGGGCGAGCAGCAGGTCGAGGAGCTCAACACCGCGGTGGCCGCAGCCCGGTCCAAGACCGTCGACGCCCGAGCGGTGCGCGATCAGATCCGCGGGCTCCTCGATTCCGACATCGCCGATCCGGGGATCACCGAGGCGTTCAAGGACAGCGTCATCATCCAGCTGCGCCGGCAGTACGTCGACCTCGTGCAGCGCGCCGACGACCTGAAGCGCCGCCTCGGCCCCGACCACGAGGCGGTCCAGGCGATCCAGCGGGACATCCTGGCGGCCAAGCAGTCGCTGCGCACCGAGCTCGAGCGCCTCGCCGTGTCCCTCGACCACGATTTCGAGGTCGCCAAGGCCCGCGAGGACAGCATGACGGCGGCCTTCGACGCCCTGATCTCGAAGACGCTGATCATGAGCAACGCCCGCGTCAAGGCGCGGGAGCTCGACCGCACCGCCGAGACCTACGACCAGATCTACACCAACCTGCTCCAGCGCTACATCGACGCCGTCAACCAGCAATCCTATCCGCAGCCCTCCGCCCACGTGATCACGCCCGCGACCGTGCCGGAATCCCCGAGCGCGCCCCGCGGCAGCCTGATCATGCTGCTCGGCCTCCTGGTCGGCACCGGGTTCGGCGTGAGCGGCGCCTTCGCGCGGCACTGGTTCGACCGGACGATCCGCACGCCCCGGCAGCTGACCGGCCACGGCCTGACCTGCCTCGCCGCCCTCCCCGAGCTGCGGCGCGAGCCCGGCTTCCGGGCGGCGCTCGCCCTGGCGCAGGCCCACGCCAACGAGGCGCAGCGTCCGGCCAGCATCGAGGCGTTCCGGGCGAGCGCCGTGCGGTTCATGCCGCAATCGGTGTTCGTCGAGCGCCTGCACAGCCTCAAGGCCCACGTCCTGGGCAGCGACCGCCGCGGCCCGGTCTTCGCGATCGGCGTCACGTCCGTGGGGGCCGGCGCGGGCAAGACCCTGTTCGCGAGCAATCTCGGCCAGCTCCTCGCCCGCGCCCGCGCGAGCTCCGGGCGGGTGCTGATGATCGACGCCGACGTCCGGCAGGGGACGCTCTCGCGGCTCAGCCAGGCCACCGAGCAGCGCGGCCTCCTCGACGTGCTCGCCGGCCGCTGCGGCGCCACCGAGGCGGTCCGCCCCCAGCCCGGCGAGGTCCGCCTGCTCGCCTGCGGCAACCGCCACCCGAACGATCCCCATTTCAGCGATCTGATGACCGCGGAGGGCGTCGCCGCGGTGCTGGGGGACGGACGCCCCGCCCTCGACCGCCCCGCCCTCGACCGCGTCGTCGTCGACCTGCCCCCGGTGGACGAGCTCCCCACGCTCCGGCCGCTCCTCGACACGCTCGACGGCCTGATCATCGTGGTGGAGGCGGGCCGGACCAGCATCGACGACGTCGCCGCCGCCGTGCACGATCTCGAGTCGAGCGGCAGCACCGTCCTGGGCGTCGTGCTCAACAAGACCAACGACGGCCAGACGGTCCGGCGCGGCGGATTCCGCGGCGCGCTGAGCCGCTGGACCGCGGCCCGGCGCAGCGCCCGCGGCGCGACCCAGGCAGCCTCGTGA
- a CDS encoding DUF6894 family protein yields the protein MAARFYFEIANAEETIHDHVGVEAAGLEEALIEARSVIAEMADEITGNGREPPWTLLVRNEEGWLVGRLPIRK from the coding sequence TTGGCGGCGCGTTTCTACTTCGAGATCGCAAATGCCGAGGAGACGATCCACGACCACGTGGGGGTCGAGGCCGCTGGCCTCGAGGAAGCCCTGATCGAGGCGCGTAGCGTGATCGCCGAGATGGCCGACGAGATTACGGGAAACGGCCGGGAGCCGCCCTGGACCCTCCTCGTGCGCAACGAGGAGGGCTGGCTGGTCGGCCGCCTGCCCATCCGGAAGTGA
- a CDS encoding glycosyltransferase family 2 protein, with amino-acid sequence MRSLEASSPVPEVCVIIAARDAADTIATAVASALRQPEVAEVIVVDDASADPTGAAAAAADDGTGRLRIIRLTENVGPAEARNRAIAAARAPLLCILDADDYFLEGRLGRLLSAPRTWDLIADDIVMVRGREAASAAGLVTGPGRPQRLTLAAFVTGNIPRPGASRRELGFLKPIMRRGFLDRQGLRYDARLRLGEDYALYVEALAAGAVFAVTAPCGYVAVERSNSLSAQHRTDDLGAMLAFDDAMLGRPGLAPEARVALRAHRAATARRWQHRRVLDRRRAQGYAAALRELLGTPLAWRHILSVTLADKLARLVPASVPERETGPRLLLGPERRLEPAR; translated from the coding sequence GTGCGCAGCTTAGAGGCCTCGTCCCCCGTCCCGGAGGTCTGCGTCATCATCGCGGCCCGGGACGCCGCGGACACGATCGCGACCGCCGTCGCCTCGGCGCTCCGGCAGCCGGAGGTCGCCGAGGTCATCGTCGTGGACGACGCCTCCGCGGACCCGACCGGCGCGGCCGCCGCGGCGGCCGACGACGGTACCGGCCGCCTGCGGATTATCCGGCTCACCGAGAATGTCGGACCCGCCGAGGCCCGGAACCGCGCCATCGCGGCCGCCCGCGCCCCGCTGCTCTGCATCCTCGACGCCGACGACTACTTCCTCGAGGGCCGGCTCGGCCGGCTCCTCTCCGCGCCCCGGACCTGGGATCTGATCGCCGACGACATCGTCATGGTCCGCGGCCGCGAGGCGGCCTCCGCCGCCGGCCTCGTCACCGGACCGGGGCGGCCGCAGCGGCTCACCCTCGCGGCCTTCGTGACCGGCAACATCCCCCGTCCCGGCGCGAGCCGGCGCGAGCTCGGCTTCCTGAAGCCGATCATGCGGCGGGGTTTCCTGGACCGGCAGGGGCTGCGCTACGACGCGCGCCTGCGGCTCGGGGAGGATTACGCCCTCTACGTCGAGGCGCTGGCGGCCGGGGCGGTGTTCGCCGTGACCGCGCCCTGCGGCTACGTCGCGGTCGAGCGGTCGAACTCGCTGAGCGCGCAGCACCGGACGGACGACCTCGGGGCGATGCTGGCCTTCGACGACGCCATGCTGGGCCGGCCGGGTCTCGCCCCGGAGGCGCGGGTGGCCCTCCGGGCCCACCGCGCCGCCACGGCGCGGCGCTGGCAGCACCGGCGCGTCCTCGACCGGCGGCGCGCCCAGGGCTACGCGGCGGCCCTGCGGGAGCTGCTCGGCACGCCCCTGGCGTGGCGCCACATCCTGTCGGTGACCCTGGCGGACAAGCTCGCGCGCCTCGTGCCCGCGTCCGTGCCGGAGCGGGAGACCGGTCCGCGCCTGCTCCTCGGACCGGAGCGCCGCCTCGAGCCGGCGCGCTGA